A single region of the Streptomyces sp. NBC_00236 genome encodes:
- a CDS encoding acyl-CoA dehydrogenase family protein codes for MTSPAGPTGTPSTFDAAARLEQALGCPFDPDSGISLAGGVRADELEAEPTAAYEAAWSAGLHEHLVPVSEGGRLGSFESLTGVVRATSRRDLAVSVGLGSTLLAATPVWAWGDDTQRSRVAELVLGRAWGTAGISEEAAGSDLLATGTRAVPAPGGYVLDGEKWLVGNGRRSSFATVLAASDPSYGLFLLDFDALDGSTVKRLDKVRTHGLRGHDLSGFALSGCPVGAEAVLGRPGRGIEMVSGMLQFTRTLVGASSLGAADTALRIALRHARGRMLYGRPALAMAPVRSLLARGFADLLVAECTELSAARGLDVARQRMALWSAVAKYVVPQLSVDTVTACAEVLSARAHLRRGVADGAFQKLLRDVAVTPVFEGTELVQLDTVRAQLSGAARRRRAPATLPLPLLFGFGEPVVSPAPRDLRPSLTFGGADEVVDLLDDAVEELADDPGFAALARTLLRVRDETRTAFAGLGTLRTAEAYEAARRHCLVHAAACCIHTWLQRRAALGGLATERAWLSLALRRVVARLGLPVPPDPEAEDLLVRRLEELDDTDRAFSLVPMRLAPQHRDPSPARS; via the coding sequence ATGACCTCCCCGGCCGGACCCACGGGCACACCGTCCACGTTCGACGCCGCGGCACGCCTGGAGCAGGCGCTCGGCTGCCCCTTCGACCCGGACAGCGGTATATCGCTCGCCGGAGGTGTCCGGGCCGACGAGCTGGAGGCGGAGCCCACCGCCGCCTACGAGGCCGCCTGGTCGGCCGGCCTGCACGAACATCTGGTCCCCGTGTCCGAGGGCGGCCGGCTCGGCTCGTTCGAGTCGCTGACGGGCGTGGTGCGCGCGACCTCGCGGCGCGACCTGGCGGTCTCCGTCGGTCTCGGGTCGACGCTCCTCGCCGCGACCCCGGTATGGGCCTGGGGCGACGACACCCAGCGGAGCAGGGTCGCCGAGCTCGTCCTCGGCCGTGCCTGGGGCACCGCCGGCATCAGCGAGGAGGCGGCGGGCAGCGACCTGCTCGCCACCGGCACCCGCGCCGTCCCGGCCCCCGGCGGGTATGTGCTCGACGGAGAGAAGTGGCTGGTCGGCAACGGCCGCCGCTCCTCGTTCGCCACCGTCCTCGCCGCATCCGATCCCTCGTACGGACTGTTCCTGCTCGACTTCGACGCCCTCGACGGCAGCACCGTGAAGCGGCTCGACAAGGTACGCACCCACGGGCTGCGCGGCCATGATCTCAGCGGCTTCGCCCTCAGCGGCTGCCCGGTCGGCGCCGAGGCCGTGCTCGGCCGGCCCGGCCGCGGCATCGAGATGGTCTCCGGCATGCTGCAGTTCACCCGGACCCTGGTCGGCGCGAGCAGCCTCGGCGCGGCCGACACCGCATTGCGGATCGCGCTGCGCCACGCCCGTGGGCGGATGCTCTACGGCCGGCCGGCCCTCGCCATGGCCCCGGTCCGCTCCCTGCTCGCCCGCGGCTTCGCCGATCTGCTGGTCGCGGAGTGCACCGAGCTGTCCGCCGCGCGCGGGCTCGACGTGGCGCGGCAGCGCATGGCGCTCTGGTCCGCGGTGGCCAAGTACGTGGTGCCGCAGCTGTCCGTGGACACCGTGACCGCCTGCGCGGAGGTGCTCAGCGCACGCGCCCACCTGCGCCGGGGAGTCGCGGACGGCGCGTTCCAGAAGCTGCTGCGCGATGTCGCGGTCACCCCGGTCTTCGAGGGCACCGAACTGGTCCAGCTGGACACGGTCCGGGCCCAGCTGAGCGGTGCGGCCCGACGCCGCCGGGCGCCGGCGACGCTGCCGCTCCCGCTGCTCTTCGGGTTCGGCGAGCCGGTGGTGTCGCCCGCACCGCGGGACCTGCGCCCCTCGCTCACCTTCGGCGGCGCCGACGAGGTCGTCGACCTCCTGGACGACGCGGTCGAGGAACTGGCCGACGACCCCGGGTTCGCCGCCCTGGCCCGCACGCTCCTGCGGGTCCGGGACGAGACCCGGACGGCGTTCGCCGGTCTCGGCACCCTGCGGACGGCCGAGGCCTACGAGGCCGCCCGGCGGCACTGCCTGGTCCACGCGGCGGCCTGCTGCATCCACACCTGGCTCCAGCGCCGTGCCGCGCTCGGCGGCCTGGCCACCGAGCGGGCCTGGCTCTCGCTCGCGCTGCGCCGGGTCGTGGCACGGCTCGGCCTGCCCGTCCCGCCCGACCCGGAGGCCGAGGACCTGCTCGTGCGCCGGCTCGAAGAACTCGACGACACGGACCGGGCGTTCTCCCTCGTACCGATGCGGCTCGCACCGCAGCACCGTGATCCCTCGCCCGCACGAAGCTAA
- a CDS encoding acyl-CoA thioesterase — protein MPRSSSYEAVLDASLFTPAQLQPTAVGRLAFQAGTRWMRDHVCSHRTLVHEHRVGFVLWSWQLEYVHPLRFLDADEARVEVTARVRGPRASQLEVEMTLEGPAGVAVRTRAASVPLRLSGDEALSGAPGPLPGALAGAFHEDETELTPHRSRIRAMRAGFARDGEQLASGSARFRVHRHHCEVADQWYWAETLGFAAGAREELVMRHGRTLPGLRRALAAPLRRVDVTWLRAGQFRDLFEVRTSAHQVGDELAFVHELWLAGNEGEGGHVNEDGGPYAVVVERI, from the coding sequence TTGCCACGCAGCTCCTCGTACGAGGCCGTTCTCGACGCGAGCCTCTTCACCCCGGCCCAGTTGCAGCCCACCGCCGTCGGACGGCTCGCCTTCCAGGCGGGCACCCGCTGGATGCGCGACCACGTGTGCAGCCACCGCACCCTGGTGCACGAGCACCGGGTCGGATTCGTGCTGTGGTCCTGGCAGTTGGAGTACGTCCACCCGCTGCGGTTCCTCGACGCCGACGAGGCACGCGTCGAGGTGACCGCGCGCGTCCGCGGCCCGCGCGCCTCGCAGCTGGAGGTGGAGATGACCCTCGAAGGCCCGGCCGGTGTCGCGGTGCGCACCCGGGCCGCCTCCGTGCCGCTGCGGCTCAGCGGCGACGAGGCGCTCTCCGGCGCACCCGGGCCGCTGCCGGGCGCGCTCGCCGGTGCCTTCCACGAGGACGAGACCGAGCTCACCCCGCACCGTTCGCGGATCCGCGCCATGCGCGCCGGGTTCGCCCGGGACGGCGAGCAGCTCGCCTCGGGAAGCGCGCGCTTCCGGGTGCACCGGCACCACTGCGAAGTCGCCGACCAGTGGTACTGGGCCGAGACGCTCGGGTTCGCCGCCGGCGCCCGCGAGGAGCTCGTGATGCGGCACGGCAGGACGCTTCCCGGGCTGCGCCGCGCACTGGCCGCGCCGCTCCGCCGGGTGGACGTGACCTGGCTGCGCGCCGGCCAGTTCCGGGATCTGTTCGAGGTCCGCACGAGCGCCCATCAGGTCGGGGACGAGCTCGCGTTCGTCCATGAGCTGTGGCTCGCGGGGAACGAGGGCGAGGGCGGGCACGTGAACGAGGACGGCGGGCCGTACGCCGTCGTGGTGGAGCGCATATGA
- a CDS encoding TetR/AcrR family transcriptional regulator has translation MAETHTDGRIARGNQTRQLVLKRAVEIASVEGLEGLSLGRLSTELKLSKSGVFALFGSKEDLQLATVRAAIKVYLEHVVQPARDLPPGLDRLWQVCTGWLDYSRRRVFPGGCFFYSVTAEYDAREGKVHDTLASARANWFAFVEQTVREAQQSGEVEEGTDAAQLTFELVALMEMANAESVLHNEFTCYDKASKGILNRLRVAATDASVLPAS, from the coding sequence ATGGCAGAGACACACACCGACGGGCGGATCGCGCGCGGTAACCAGACACGTCAGCTGGTCCTCAAGCGTGCCGTGGAGATCGCCTCCGTCGAAGGCCTGGAGGGCCTCTCGCTGGGACGGCTCTCCACCGAACTGAAGCTCAGCAAGAGCGGGGTGTTCGCCCTGTTCGGCTCCAAGGAGGACCTGCAGCTCGCCACGGTCCGGGCGGCCATCAAGGTCTACCTGGAGCACGTCGTCCAGCCCGCCCGCGACCTGCCCCCGGGGCTCGACCGCCTGTGGCAGGTGTGCACCGGCTGGCTCGACTACTCACGGCGGCGGGTGTTCCCCGGTGGCTGCTTCTTCTACTCGGTCACGGCCGAGTACGACGCCCGCGAGGGCAAGGTCCACGACACGCTCGCCTCGGCCCGCGCCAACTGGTTCGCCTTCGTCGAACAGACCGTGCGCGAAGCACAGCAGTCGGGCGAGGTCGAGGAGGGGACCGACGCGGCCCAGCTCACGTTCGAGCTCGTCGCGCTGATGGAGATGGCGAACGCCGAATCCGTCCTGCACAACGAGTTCACCTGCTACGACAAGGCGTCCAAGGGCATCCTGAACCGTCTGCGCGTCGCGGCCACCGACGCATCGGTGCTTCCCGCCTCCTGA
- a CDS encoding ferredoxin family protein → MTHVVTEECVHCKFTECITYCPVACFREGGTFLVIDPEECIDCGNCVEACPADAIYPEDELPPELMPALEWNARLSAELPLATTRVEPLPDGEEWLGRPGKWASLPAEQAPGVPGR, encoded by the coding sequence GTGACACACGTGGTCACCGAGGAGTGCGTCCACTGCAAGTTCACGGAGTGCATCACCTACTGTCCCGTCGCCTGCTTCCGTGAAGGCGGGACGTTCCTCGTCATCGACCCCGAGGAGTGCATCGACTGCGGGAACTGCGTGGAGGCGTGTCCCGCCGACGCGATCTACCCGGAGGACGAACTGCCCCCCGAGCTCATGCCGGCCCTGGAGTGGAACGCCCGGCTCTCGGCCGAACTCCCCCTGGCCACCACGCGCGTGGAACCTCTGCCCGACGGCGAGGAGTGGCTGGGGAGGCCCGGCAAGTGGGCGTCGCTCCCGGCGGAACAGGCTCCCGGTGTTCCCGGCCGGTGA
- a CDS encoding acyl-CoA dehydrogenase family protein, with protein MTARARAADVMNRGGADRHGPHRTLDAEVEEVRSEARRRFAGFVSDVANPGSHFRNHARRPLDTRVFEQAGELGLMRFSLPAEAGGDGRDKLAWGVVVEEIARLSRDPGFAVLLDITVEITELILSSGTPELIERYVPDLAAGRRFGVQGAYENRDPYDYTSTARLEGGTWVLNGAKRFLAGAAFADLFILFLRDEASNDMLAFVVEKDDPGVTPVPLDTMGLHTMGLGQVLLHDVRLPPWRLVWRADALSELNTYARIRRTMSACGVLGALDAVVENCVESLAARRRGGRPVLDYTNVERSVGEMHVLLQSARASVYRALDGTRSADRDPHFDELATVAKHRTAESALRVGQLVMGLQGGEAYMATFPWERFMRDVLGLVSGQGSQETLLIQLGQRSIVGLEGKRVRQEAAERVVARLADSWWALHAAVADERPGEPAGPVREVLSAAGLASIGPGPRAEADALLGRAHTLWAAVCSGAAPDALPKGPADLLDGPLAPVAAQAWALLACAVAERTGLLARLLGPCTAKEAAGTLPVDLAEGLLRVLAEAALVRRDGEGRYVATEGLERVLIGGPRASAFAARLRRAVTGGARLRSGAAAAPEGEPAPGCGGEAPALAEALVDSLLGRLEGLPAMLDLPGARVGCAAGDGGRSAVALSRQMPGLPVLALEPRQLPVPTADGPVRVRVADPAGFEEDDRLALVWLPVGAVPGDGLRRSVAAGAAALMPGGWIVLPCPLLPKRALGVAAARLCLAVTGGTAPADGEVEGLLRAAGLGHVRTAWEDHSLGIRLIAARRP; from the coding sequence GTGACGGCCCGGGCCCGCGCCGCCGATGTCATGAACCGGGGCGGTGCGGACCGCCACGGGCCGCACCGCACGCTCGACGCGGAGGTGGAGGAGGTCCGGTCCGAGGCCCGGCGCCGGTTCGCCGGCTTCGTGTCGGACGTCGCCAACCCCGGCTCGCACTTCCGCAACCACGCCCGCCGGCCGCTCGACACCCGCGTGTTCGAGCAGGCGGGCGAGCTCGGTCTGATGCGGTTCTCCCTGCCGGCCGAGGCCGGGGGCGACGGGCGGGACAAGCTCGCCTGGGGTGTGGTGGTCGAGGAGATCGCCCGTCTCTCGCGCGATCCGGGATTCGCCGTGCTGCTCGACATCACCGTCGAGATCACCGAGCTGATCCTGTCCAGCGGAACGCCGGAACTGATCGAGCGCTACGTGCCCGACCTGGCGGCCGGCCGGCGCTTCGGCGTGCAGGGCGCCTACGAGAACCGGGACCCGTACGACTACACGTCCACGGCACGCCTCGAAGGTGGCACCTGGGTGCTCAACGGCGCCAAGCGGTTCCTCGCCGGGGCCGCGTTCGCCGACCTGTTCATCCTGTTCCTGCGCGACGAGGCGTCCAACGACATGCTCGCCTTCGTGGTCGAGAAGGACGATCCGGGTGTCACCCCGGTGCCGCTCGACACCATGGGCCTGCACACGATGGGCCTGGGCCAGGTGCTCCTGCACGACGTGCGTCTGCCGCCGTGGCGGCTCGTGTGGCGGGCCGACGCGCTCAGCGAACTCAACACGTACGCGCGCATCCGCCGCACGATGAGCGCGTGCGGGGTGCTCGGCGCCCTGGACGCGGTGGTGGAGAACTGCGTGGAGTCACTGGCCGCGCGCAGACGCGGCGGGCGCCCGGTCCTCGACTACACCAATGTGGAGCGCTCGGTCGGCGAGATGCACGTGCTGCTGCAGAGCGCCCGGGCGAGCGTCTACCGGGCGCTCGACGGCACCCGTTCCGCCGACCGCGACCCGCACTTCGACGAACTCGCCACCGTCGCCAAGCACCGGACCGCCGAAAGCGCCCTGCGTGTGGGCCAGTTGGTGATGGGGCTACAGGGCGGCGAGGCGTACATGGCCACGTTCCCCTGGGAACGCTTCATGCGTGACGTCCTGGGTCTGGTCTCCGGTCAGGGCTCCCAGGAGACACTCCTCATCCAGCTGGGCCAGCGTTCGATCGTCGGCCTGGAGGGAAAGCGGGTGCGTCAGGAGGCCGCCGAGCGCGTCGTCGCCCGGCTGGCGGACTCCTGGTGGGCGCTGCACGCGGCGGTCGCGGACGAGCGTCCCGGCGAACCGGCGGGCCCCGTGCGCGAGGTGCTGTCGGCGGCCGGCCTCGCATCCATCGGTCCGGGTCCCCGTGCCGAGGCGGACGCGCTGCTCGGCCGCGCCCACACGTTGTGGGCCGCGGTGTGTTCCGGGGCGGCGCCCGACGCGTTGCCGAAGGGGCCGGCGGATCTCCTCGACGGGCCGCTCGCACCGGTGGCCGCGCAGGCATGGGCGCTGCTGGCGTGTGCCGTCGCGGAACGGACCGGGCTGCTGGCCCGGCTGCTGGGGCCGTGCACGGCGAAGGAGGCCGCCGGCACACTGCCCGTGGACCTTGCCGAGGGGCTGCTGAGGGTTCTCGCGGAGGCCGCACTGGTACGGCGGGACGGCGAGGGCCGCTACGTGGCCACCGAGGGCCTGGAACGCGTGCTCATCGGTGGCCCGCGTGCCTCCGCGTTCGCCGCACGGCTGCGGCGCGCGGTGACCGGGGGCGCCCGGCTGCGGTCCGGGGCCGCGGCAGCCCCGGAGGGCGAGCCTGCTCCCGGATGCGGCGGCGAGGCGCCGGCGCTCGCGGAGGCGCTGGTCGACTCCCTGCTGGGCCGGCTGGAAGGACTGCCCGCGATGCTGGATCTGCCCGGCGCGCGGGTCGGCTGTGCGGCCGGTGACGGAGGGCGGTCCGCGGTCGCGCTGTCGCGCCAGATGCCCGGACTGCCGGTACTCGCGCTGGAGCCCCGCCAGTTGCCCGTGCCCACGGCCGACGGGCCGGTACGGGTGCGGGTCGCTGATCCGGCCGGCTTCGAGGAGGACGACCGGCTCGCGCTCGTCTGGTTGCCCGTCGGCGCAGTGCCGGGCGACGGGCTGCGCCGGTCCGTTGCCGCCGGCGCCGCCGCGCTGATGCCCGGCGGGTGGATCGTCCTGCCGTGCCCGCTCCTCCCGAAGCGCGCGCTCGGGGTCGCGGCGGCACGCCTCTGCCTGGCCGTCACGGGCGGGACGGCACCCGCGGACGGTGAGGTCGAGGGCCTGCTCCGGGCCGCGGGCCTGGGCCATGTCCGCACGGCGTGGGAGGACCACTCCCTCGGCATCCGGCTGATCGCGGCCCGCCGCCCGTGA
- a CDS encoding nuclear transport factor 2 family protein: protein MTQAAERTQEDLDAKSVVHRYLQGLRERDAAVITGVVAADAVYRIPGSHPVAGTWTGLGEIAERFLIPMGERFDPTAEYAVDILHVIAEGDEVSVECVTRATTRDGAPYVLDISAQFTVRDGKIRSMREYFDTEYFGRTLFG from the coding sequence ATGACCCAGGCCGCCGAACGAACCCAGGAAGACCTCGACGCCAAGAGCGTGGTGCACCGCTACCTCCAGGGCCTGCGCGAGCGTGACGCGGCGGTGATCACCGGCGTCGTCGCCGCCGACGCCGTCTACCGCATACCCGGCAGCCATCCGGTGGCGGGGACCTGGACCGGGCTGGGCGAGATCGCCGAGAGGTTCCTGATCCCCATGGGAGAGCGCTTCGACCCGACGGCCGAGTACGCGGTCGACATCCTCCACGTGATCGCGGAGGGCGACGAGGTCTCGGTCGAGTGCGTCACCCGGGCCACGACCCGCGACGGTGCCCCGTACGTCCTGGACATCAGTGCGCAGTTCACCGTCCGGGACGGAAAGATCCGGAGCATGCGGGAGTACTTCGACACCGAGTACTTCGGCCGGACCCTCTTCGGCTAG
- the fabI gene encoding enoyl-ACP reductase FabI — protein sequence MSGILAGKRVLVTGVLMESSIAFHTARLAQEQGAEVVLTGYGRLSLVERIAKRLPRPAPLVELDVQDKGHLDSLADRIRESVGQDARLDGVVHSIAFAPQDALGGNFLETGWDSVATAVEVSAYSLKALAVACLPLMEERGGSIVGLDFDAQTAWPAYDWMGVAKAALESTSRYVARDLGPRGIRCNLVAAGPIKTMAAKSIPGFETFREVWNTRSPIGWDLSDPEPAARGVVALLSDWFPRTTGEIVHVDGGVHAIGA from the coding sequence ATGAGCGGAATACTCGCGGGCAAGCGCGTTCTGGTGACCGGAGTCCTGATGGAGTCCTCGATCGCCTTTCACACCGCCCGGCTCGCCCAGGAGCAGGGCGCCGAGGTGGTCCTCACCGGGTACGGCCGGCTGAGCCTGGTCGAACGCATCGCCAAGCGGCTGCCCCGGCCGGCGCCGCTGGTCGAGCTCGACGTCCAGGACAAGGGGCATCTCGACAGCCTCGCGGACCGGATCAGGGAGAGCGTCGGTCAGGATGCCCGCCTCGACGGTGTGGTGCACTCCATCGCCTTCGCGCCGCAGGACGCGCTCGGGGGCAACTTCCTGGAGACCGGCTGGGATTCCGTCGCGACGGCCGTCGAGGTGTCCGCGTACTCGCTGAAGGCGTTGGCCGTGGCCTGTCTGCCGCTCATGGAGGAGCGGGGCGGGTCGATCGTGGGGCTGGACTTCGACGCGCAGACGGCCTGGCCCGCGTACGACTGGATGGGGGTGGCCAAGGCGGCCCTGGAGTCCACCTCGCGCTATGTCGCCCGGGATCTCGGGCCGCGCGGCATCCGTTGCAACCTGGTCGCGGCGGGGCCGATCAAGACGATGGCGGCCAAGTCCATCCCGGGGTTCGAGACGTTCCGCGAGGTGTGGAACACGCGCTCGCCCATCGGCTGGGACCTGTCCGACCCGGAGCCGGCCGCCCGTGGGGTCGTCGCGCTGCTCTCGGACTGGTTTCCCCGGACGACGGGCGAGATCGTGCACGTCGATGGCGGGGTGCACGCCATCGGGGCATGA
- a CDS encoding acyl carrier protein has product MIADLLGLDEPFPAGMPLGELGIDSLTAAQLSVEAEERTGVHVPLTRFLGDETLDDIVRAMADAPAAGASA; this is encoded by the coding sequence CTGATCGCCGACCTGCTGGGCCTCGACGAACCGTTCCCGGCGGGCATGCCGCTGGGCGAGCTGGGCATCGACTCCCTCACCGCGGCCCAGCTCTCCGTGGAGGCCGAGGAACGCACCGGTGTCCATGTGCCGCTGACCCGCTTCCTCGGCGACGAGACCCTCGACGACATCGTCCGGGCCATGGCGGACGCCCCGGCGGCCGGGGCGTCCGCGTGA
- a CDS encoding MoaD/ThiS family protein, translated as MIIKVRGVLLRFTEYENEIEVGGGTVRAGLTALTERYPRLGEVLLDRTGEVRPTHLIALNGERLTRNELERAAAEDDRVDIVTAVSGG; from the coding sequence GTGATCATCAAGGTCAGGGGCGTCCTGCTCCGCTTCACGGAGTACGAGAACGAGATCGAGGTCGGCGGCGGGACCGTGCGGGCCGGTCTGACCGCGCTGACCGAGCGCTATCCCCGCCTCGGCGAGGTGCTGCTCGACCGGACGGGAGAGGTACGCCCGACGCATCTGATCGCCCTCAACGGCGAACGGCTCACCAGGAACGAACTGGAGCGCGCCGCCGCCGAGGACGACCGGGTCGACATCGTCACCGCGGTCTCCGGAGGCTAG
- a CDS encoding alpha/beta hydrolase gives MDPAAVGAALSDRGEEVFDLFRRPKGRSRTRPDERAAIESARTSELTVNGKVAVVYRWGGGERPVLLVHGWESRASRYAKAVARLVELGYSPVSFDAPGHGEATGDSTTLLEYRDIITELHRVHGDFEAVVAHSFGVTATFFSLRYGVRTGRIVAISTVPDFTYLVDAFSAGMGLEPRLKEELRGRIERDVYPGEADMWTRFSVFHEAANVQIPLLVIHDEEDGMVDAGQGRRVAEAFGDRARLVTTRRFGHRRILGSPQVVDEIANFMTSDVTEAGRKTEVAAG, from the coding sequence ATGGATCCCGCAGCCGTAGGCGCGGCCCTGAGCGACAGGGGTGAGGAGGTCTTCGACCTCTTCCGGCGGCCGAAAGGGCGCAGCAGGACCCGGCCCGACGAGCGTGCGGCCATCGAGAGCGCACGGACGAGCGAGCTGACCGTCAACGGCAAGGTGGCGGTGGTCTACCGCTGGGGCGGCGGCGAGCGCCCGGTGCTCCTCGTCCACGGCTGGGAGTCGCGGGCATCGCGCTACGCGAAGGCCGTCGCCCGGCTGGTGGAGCTGGGCTACAGCCCGGTGTCCTTCGACGCGCCGGGCCACGGGGAGGCCACCGGAGACTCCACGACCCTGCTGGAGTACCGCGACATCATCACCGAACTCCACCGTGTGCACGGGGATTTCGAGGCTGTCGTGGCGCACTCCTTCGGTGTCACCGCGACCTTCTTCTCCCTGCGGTACGGGGTGCGGACCGGCCGGATCGTGGCGATCAGCACGGTCCCCGACTTCACGTACCTCGTCGACGCGTTCAGTGCCGGGATGGGCCTCGAACCGCGGCTCAAGGAGGAGCTCCGGGGGCGTATCGAACGGGATGTGTACCCGGGCGAGGCGGACATGTGGACCCGCTTCTCGGTCTTCCACGAGGCGGCGAACGTGCAGATCCCGCTCCTCGTCATCCATGACGAGGAGGACGGCATGGTCGACGCCGGTCAGGGGAGACGGGTCGCCGAGGCCTTCGGTGACCGCGCCCGCCTGGTCACCACCCGCAGGTTCGGGCACCGGCGCATTCTCGGCTCGCCCCAAGTCGTCGACGAAATAGCGAACTTCATGACCTCCGATGTCACGGAGGCCGGACGGAAGACCGAGGTGGCAGCGGGATGA
- a CDS encoding fatty acyl-AMP ligase, producing MFPAGDHDLASLLRERARQQPDAVAYRFVAEDESAEEITYGELHRRALGVSARLLEATRGRPDPALLLFAPGLDYLAGLFGCFCSGVPAVPAFPPDPARLARTLPRLAAIVRDTGSDVVLTTSDIAPLMTDWLATTLDGRAPRLITTDAPAGADAGTGAEGPQPVIPPDRLALLQYTSGSTALPRGVMLSHARLLANCRDIERGFGIHPGSSGGLWLPPYHDMGLIGGLLTPLYAGIPVTLMSPVTFLRRPLAWLRMLSRYGATITGAPNFAYDLCVRRATDADVAGLDLSGVELSFTGAEPVRPETLARFTERFGPSGFRGESFYPCYGLAEATLFVTGGKPLDGWRSVEVDRDALETRGTATPAGPAQSSRPLVGCGHPGPDTRLLIADPATREPLPDGAVGEIWVDSPGVADGYWRRPQESAETFGATTAAGDGPYLRTGDLGFVRSGELFVAGRLKDLVIVNGRNLDPVDIERVCESEVPGIRRNCGAAFAVEDTAGGTERLVVVYEADAGDEAGYRAAVDGIRRAVSRELSVPPHAVVLTAPRSIPKTSSGKVQRWLARRAYLAGELQELARWQAPARNSDSNHTHEGTGR from the coding sequence GTGTTCCCGGCCGGTGACCACGACCTCGCCTCGCTGCTCCGCGAACGGGCACGGCAGCAACCCGATGCCGTCGCCTACCGGTTCGTCGCCGAGGACGAATCGGCCGAGGAGATCACCTACGGCGAGCTCCACCGGCGGGCCCTGGGGGTCTCGGCACGCCTTCTGGAGGCCACCCGGGGGCGGCCCGACCCGGCGCTGCTGCTCTTCGCACCGGGCCTCGACTACCTCGCGGGCCTGTTCGGCTGCTTCTGCTCGGGCGTGCCCGCGGTGCCCGCGTTCCCGCCGGACCCGGCCCGCCTGGCACGTACGCTGCCGCGGCTCGCCGCGATCGTCCGGGACACCGGATCCGATGTCGTCCTGACCACCTCGGACATCGCACCGCTGATGACGGACTGGCTCGCGACGACGCTCGACGGCCGCGCCCCCCGGCTGATCACGACCGACGCACCGGCCGGAGCGGACGCCGGAACCGGCGCCGAAGGGCCGCAGCCGGTGATCCCTCCGGACCGCCTCGCACTGCTTCAGTACACCTCCGGCTCGACGGCGCTCCCGCGTGGCGTCATGCTCAGCCACGCCCGGCTGCTGGCCAACTGCCGGGACATCGAGCGCGGGTTCGGAATCCACCCGGGCAGCTCGGGAGGCCTCTGGCTGCCGCCGTACCACGACATGGGACTGATCGGCGGCCTCCTCACCCCGCTGTACGCCGGGATACCCGTGACGCTCATGTCGCCCGTGACCTTTCTGCGCCGTCCACTGGCCTGGCTGCGCATGCTGTCCCGGTACGGCGCGACGATCACCGGCGCCCCGAACTTCGCGTACGACCTCTGTGTCCGCCGGGCGACGGACGCCGATGTGGCGGGCCTCGATCTGTCCGGTGTCGAGCTCTCCTTCACGGGTGCCGAACCGGTGCGCCCCGAGACGCTGGCACGGTTCACGGAGCGTTTCGGACCGAGCGGCTTCCGGGGCGAGTCCTTCTACCCCTGCTACGGCCTCGCCGAGGCGACCCTGTTCGTGACCGGCGGCAAGCCGCTGGACGGCTGGCGCTCGGTGGAGGTCGACCGCGACGCACTGGAGACACGGGGCACGGCCACACCTGCCGGGCCGGCGCAGAGTTCCCGTCCGCTGGTCGGCTGCGGTCACCCCGGCCCCGACACCCGGCTGCTGATCGCCGACCCGGCCACCCGGGAACCGCTGCCGGACGGCGCGGTGGGCGAGATCTGGGTCGACTCACCCGGTGTCGCCGACGGCTACTGGCGGCGCCCGCAGGAGAGCGCCGAGACCTTCGGCGCGACGACGGCGGCCGGGGACGGCCCGTACCTGCGCACCGGCGACCTCGGGTTCGTCCGCAGCGGCGAGCTCTTCGTGGCGGGACGCCTGAAGGACCTGGTCATCGTCAACGGCCGCAACCTCGACCCGGTCGACATCGAGCGGGTCTGCGAATCCGAGGTCCCCGGCATCCGCCGCAACTGCGGAGCCGCCTTCGCTGTGGAGGACACCGCGGGAGGCACCGAGCGGCTGGTGGTGGTCTACGAGGCCGACGCCGGCGACGAGGCGGGGTACCGGGCGGCCGTCGACGGCATCCGGCGGGCGGTGTCACGGGAGTTGAGCGTCCCGCCGCACGCCGTCGTCCTGACGGCGCCGCGCAGCATCCCCAAGACCTCCAGCGGAAAGGTACAGCGCTGGCTGGCCCGCCGGGCCTACCTCGCCGGTGAACTCCAGGAACTCGCCCGCTGGCAGGCCCCCGCCCGCAACAGCGACAGCAACCACACCCACGAAGGGACCGGCCGGTGA